The sequence below is a genomic window from Lycium ferocissimum isolate CSIRO_LF1 chromosome 9, AGI_CSIRO_Lferr_CH_V1, whole genome shotgun sequence.
TATTGTCCAAACACCAAACTACACAAGAGAAAGGGAAGCAATTATATGGAAAAACTGAAGCTTTTCAATGAGCTCTTTTGCATGGCGCGAGGCTCGATGCTCAACTCTGGTGAACAGCTCATCACTGAGTTGTTCGCCAATGTGAGCGTCGACAAGGACGCCACTAACACTTCTGCAGCTGATGGCTAAGGCCCGTCCGACTTCAGCTGCGTCGTCAGGGTGGTTGACAACTAGAGGACTCCCTCCCCTAAAAACTTGGAGCTTGTTGATAGTGAATGAGCCATTGGCTTCAACCACCTCCTTAAAATCTTGTATACTTGGTGCATACACTGGGATGTTGAAGCTGTCCCTCTTCTCACTTGTAATTAGCCCCTGCCATTGatccaacacacatatattaaTACATCGTAAGCAATCTAAGTAATTATCGACAGATTATCATAAAACTCTGTAATTAGTTACGAGCAATTTAGCGACGAAGTGCGTAGTTAATTTCATTTCTTAGTaaatattcatgtaattaatttttaccttcaatatataaaagttaaatagGATCCGGTAACACTTTATAGAAGTAATAAGGTATATGCATGTGACTCCCTTTTGTTTAGTACCATCAtgacttttccttctttccGACATTATATGAACAATCTAATAACGGCTGCTTGTTACTAGTTGCTAGTATTAATTATAGTCAAACAGTTTGAAATATAGCCACTTTGGCATTGCTATTTGTTATGATATTGATGAAAGATGAAGATGGAAGAAGTTAAAGAGTAGTCAATTGATGGGATGGCACAGAGAGGAAGCCCAATTGGTCGCCTAAAACGCAATGATAAGTAAAAATCATGATATCTGACAATTCGTTGTACTGTGGCTCCATGCCGACGCTTAGTCACAATCCAACTAGCTTGTTTGTCAACGAGATTCACTTGGTCTTGACAGATGTTGACCCTTGTGTTATATTATTGCTTTGGTTACATTTAGGTGCTTGCTCAAGAATCAAATGGCGATCCTCTGATTGTGACTCTGAAGACTAGTCTAATTGTCCCGAACGACCAACTTTTTATTTTCCAGAAAAATggaaaagacaaaaagaaatactctctctgtcctgtcccaatttatacgaAGGAATTTGTAGTACGCGAGGGTCAAAACATCATATTTTGACTATTAAAATAAGTACTACCtattctccttttctttttagtctgtctcaaaaaaaattatctgctttttatatgtataaacaatttaacttaataaaatgatttacagctacacaaatatctaagacttattttggaccacacatctcaaaagtcttcctttatttcttaaattttgtgtcaagtcaaaagaggacaatctttttgggacggagggagtatgaatttttcaatttttaaaaacaaaatttataaatttgaaaACTAAACAAAAAGTACTACAAGCCAACATAACTagtaaatcaaatattttttaaaagtttgagaaaattgtagtcaaagaaaaagttgtttgaCTATCCAAAAAataacaccttcacataaattgggacataaAGAGTATGAGTTTAAGCTATATGCTTAACCGGGTTCTTAACATGCCGCCGTACTCGTATTGAATCTTCCAAAAATGGATAATTTTTGGAAGGTTCGCCATACAAACGATGGCTTTTATATAAGCAGTATAAAGAACTTCTATACGTATTATCGATGCAAATTAATTTGCCATAGCAATTTATTGGTGTGGTTTCCAAATGTCATATCTGACTTAATAAGAAGAATTACatattgtatattattttgattatgCAAAAACAAGTTATACTTTTCATGGATCGTGGAGAAAACATAAAGGGCTAGTCCTATATTGTGGCAAAGAGAAGAATGGTAATTACCTCTTGGACAAGATCATCCCAAGCATCTTGAAAATGGGTCCCAAAAAGGAGGCCAGCCCCACCTTGGTCTGTTGGGTCCACAGAAGTCCTTCCTAAGCAAACCAAGAACATTGAACCACCTCTCTTAATTTCTTTAGACCTAGCACCTAGGAAACCAGCCAAATCACTTTGGAATTGCTTTTTGTAGGCGTTGGCTGTGATCTCATTTGCACCATGGATGTATATCCTTCCCTTGTTGTACGCCACACTTCGCTTATCCAACACTACATCCGGCACCTATCACATCCCAAACAGAGCTTAATTTAACAATCTCATAAATTAACATAAATAATCACCCATCAAAATAATAGAGCCAGTAAAtgtgtattttatgtatatcgatgtatgatatacataaatatacgtTTTTAATACATAATAGTGtataattttttgtatatttaactagcaaatgtaattattttttgccGACGGACCAAATGTGTAACTTTTCCAATTTAAATTGGTACACATCAGAAGATTTTTCAGTATTGCATAGtactatctcaatttatgtggtactTTTCGTTTTTCCGCGAGATTCAAATTATGTAAACTTTGACTgaaattttataatatatttttttaatcatattgacatgaaaaaaattacaagttATAGAactttttgtataatttttaaatatttaaatcttaattttaaaatattaagttaatataatctaatttaactttaaagatTGGTAAAATTAACTCTCGAGAAATGAAAAGTATCacgtaaattgaaacaaaaGGCGAGTATTAATAAAGAATCAAATGAAATTTTGTCAATGACTTAGGATAGTGGTTTTGACAAACCAGGGGCATTGTTTTGAATGCTTTTTAACTTTTTGACCTTCTCAACGAAAATAAAAGTAGTTAGGATCTTTATGCATTTTCAAACTTTGAAAACCATAAACAATTCATGTGTTTTTCCTAAACTGTAAATCATCCTCGGGATTGGCAAAGATGATTACTATTATTTCCTCGTTTCTCTATCTATTTCTCCATGCTACGTAAGTATACCTACATTATTTATAACTGACCACGACTTTGATGCCATACTACTTTTGACTGCTGTTAGGGAAATATTATATGATGCCTTGAGTAATAGTATTagttttcataatttaaacatataaaaatattgtaaaatatttaacgttttagaaaaataagaagttaTTTGTTACgtttctttttccaaatctaTCTTTATTAATCAAAGTACTATCTTTATTAATCAAAGTACTATCTTTATTAATCAAAAGTAATAAAGTGTTAATTACTTGAGACGTTTACGGAAAGACAAACTAAGACTAATATTGTCAAGATTGAAGTTACTAAAATGACATTCTTAAAAAGTGTACAAAAACTTCATGAGACGGAAAATACGTACTGACTATATGGAGTTAAAAATGGAACGATTTAAATTATGCACACTATGAAGTTAGTTACTTTTTTTACCAGACTAACAATCAATACTTATCAAGAATTTACTTATAGTTTACCTATTAAGAAAAGTTGTACCATCGGTACATTGAACTTGGACTCGGACTCAAAATGAAATATATTAAAAACGTTGAAGCATATACTCCCTTTGTCTCATTTTACGTGTAGTTTTAGCTCAAAAATTTGTACTGAAATAATTGTCACCTTAGATATTCAAGATTAAAGCTGATAATTGTCTCCAAATATACCCACTATTTAACAGAAAAATTTAGTCTACTTTTATTAAATACGGGTAACTTAGtaaactatattttttttttactatttttttttttttttttactaatggACGTGAAAAGAGTTAAACAACCATTAAAATAGGACAAAGAGAATGTATATGAATAAGAAAATAACCTGAGAAAGCCAGTGCAAAGAAAATGCGGAGTAGAAAACATCAACGGATCTAGCCGGAAAGAGACGTCGATAAAATGAACCCGGAACTCCGGCAGCAAAGTACGACCGGTTGCTATTCGAAGCCAAGCATTCCTCCATGCTGCCACAGCCATTATTCGCCAAAGGTGGCAACAATTGAAACAGTGTGTTGAAGTCATTGGAAGGAAGGTCTGCAAAAAATGCGGAAAATTCCGGTGGTTGTTGACCTATTGCTTCGTAACGTTTGCTCATATGTTGCACAATCACGTCGATTATGTACACGGTGTTGCTGCCGCAGGAACATCCTAGGTCGACCATCACGAAAGCAATGTCGGTCGGGCTAAGCTGGACCCCGTCAAGGGTTTCTTTCAATAGGTGCAGCATTGATCGAGCATGTTGTCCCTGTATATAATAGGAGCTTATGCTATGTATACTGATAGTGTATatagttttctttttaattttttctattGCATGGGGAAAAGGGGAAGGGGGAGGGTGATAATGAGTtaaatcatatacttattatttgaaaaattcCTACCGATACCACTAGACTATATAGACATTTTTCTGTGGCATGTGGTcgcaaattttccaaatgtccaTCAACTACTAAGGTTGCACAAATAGCtttacaaagaaaataaaatagtattCTCTGTGTTCCAATTTAGGT
It includes:
- the LOC132029416 gene encoding indole-3-acetate O-methyltransferase 1-like, which translates into the protein MATLGDNKDNVVVSNMKLERMLSMKGGKGEASYVNNSQAQGQHARSMLHLLKETLDGVQLSPTDIAFVMVDLGCSCGSNTVYIIDVIVQHMSKRYEAIGQQPPEFSAFFADLPSNDFNTLFQLLPPLANNGCGSMEECLASNSNRSYFAAGVPGSFYRRLFPARSVDVFYSAFSLHWLSQVPDVVLDKRSVAYNKGRIYIHGANEITANAYKKQFQSDLAGFLGARSKEIKRGGSMFLVCLGRTSVDPTDQGGAGLLFGTHFQDAWDDLVQEGLITSEKRDSFNIPVYAPSIQDFKEVVEANGSFTINKLQVFRGGSPLVVNHPDDAAEVGRALAISCRSVSGVLVDAHIGEQLSDELFTRVEHRASRHAKELIEKLQFFHIIASLSLV